A region of the Microbacterium sp. SL75 genome:
CGATCGCGAGGCGAGAGACGAGATCGGGACGGGATGCCGCGGCCGCGGCCGCCGTGAGACCGCCCAGCGAGTGCCCCACGAGCACCTGCGGCGTCGTCGTCCACTGCTCGAGGGCCGAGACGACATCGGGGGCGATCACGCGCGCGACGTACGCCGCATCATCGCGCCACGACGAATCGCCGTGGCCGGGGAGGTCGAGAGCCAGAGCAGGCACCCCCAGGTGCAGCAGCGTCGTGTCCCAGGTGTGGGCGTTCAAACCGGCGCCGTGCAACAGCGTGACCACCGGGGGCGCCCCGCCCCAGCGCAGCCCGCTGAGCGTGCGGTCGTCGGCGAGGGTCAGCCGCACCCGTTCGACGGGAGGGAGTTCGCGGCCGACATCGGCCGCCTGGGCGGGGAGGAACGAGAACTCGTCGCGCTCGGGCATTGGAACAGCCTTCCACCGCGAACGGGATGCCGCTACCACCGCGCCACGGAGCGTCACCGATTCCCTCCCCACCCGAGCGGAGCCGCCGTAGGCTGTGGCCATGGGCGAAGAACGGCGCGTGCACCTGTCGAAGTCGGCTCCCGAGGCGTACGCCGCTCTGCGCTCGTTCTCGAGCACCGTCGGCCGACTCGCCGCCGAGGCCGGCATCGACGCGCGGCTGCGCGAGATCGTCCAGATCCATGCCTCCCAGCTCAACGGGTGCGCCTACTGCGTGCGTATGCACGTGGATGCCGCGGTGAAAGCCGGGCTCGACGCCGATGTGATCGCCCAGATCGCGACGTGGCGGGAGTCGGGCGTCTTCGATGAGCGCGAAAGAGCCGCCCTCGAGCTGACCGAGTCGTTCACCTTCATCCACGAGGACGGCATCCCCGACGAGGTCTACGACCAAGCGGGCGGCATCCTGAGCGAGGCCGAGTACGTCGCGCTCAGCTGGGTGCTCGTGGCCATCAATTCCTTCAATCGCGTCGCCATCGCGGGTCGATACGCCGTGCCGCCCCGCGCTTCCTCTCCGATGCCGGTCGCCCCGGATGCCGCGCCGGCGGCGACGACGCGCCCGCGCGAGCCTCACGTGCACGCGGACGGCGCGGCATGACCGGCTCGCTCGTCTCGGGCGCGGTGAACTTCCGCGACGTCGGCGGACTTCCGGCGGGAGAGCGTCGCACGCGCGCGGGCGTGCTCTACCGCTCCGGCAACCTCGTCGCCGTCGACGACGCGGGCGCTCGGACTCTGCGAGATCTCGGCATCCGACGCGTGATCGATCTGCGCGACGAATCGGAGGTCGCCCATGCTCCCAGCCGCCTCGATACCGCGGTCGAGATCCAGCACGAGCCGCTGTTCCTCGGCTCGGTCGCCTCTTTCTTCGCGCGCGACCTGAGCCTCGACGACATGTACGCCGCCCTCGTCGACGATTCCGCAGAGCGGGTGGTGTCGGCGATCCGCGGCATCCTGGGCGCGCAGCCCGCGCTCGTGCACTGCACCGTCGGGAAGGACCGCACCGGGGTGACCGTCGCGATCGCGCTCGCCGCGGCCGAGGTCGATCGAGAGGCGGTGATCGCCGACTACGCCCGCACCGAGGAGTTCCTCCCCGCCGAGCGCAATGCGCGGGTCCTCGCGGCGATCCGCGCCGTGCACCCCGACAACGTCCACGCCGAAGCCCTCGCGACCCGCTCGCCCGCCCCGGTCATGCGCGCGCTGCTGCAACGGGTCGACCGGGACTTCGGCTCGCCGGCGGGCTACCTCCGCGCGAACGGGATGTCCCAGGGCGAGATCGACCGATTGCGAGAGGTGCTGATCGACTGACCGGGCCGCCCCCGCGGCATCGTGTCGATGTCGAGATAGTGGGCAGGGACACAGGTTAGGCAAACCTATGTCGCGGGTATAGTGGAGGCATCATGTCGATCCCCACCGAGCACAATGCGGCAGCGTGTCGCGCCTCGCGTCACACGCGCGTGCAGCACCTCGTGACGGCCGACGAGACCTCGCTCGCCGAGCTCGAAGCCCTGCTCGCGACGCTGCCGATCTGCTCGACCGGCCGCGTGTTCGTCGAAGTCCCCGACGCGTCGTGGATCGGGTCGATCACGGCCCCCGCCCGCATGACCCTGACCTGGCTCGACCGCTCGCGTCGCGGCGGTGCCCCCGGTACCGGTCGCGGTTGCGCAGCCGGTGAAGCCCTCGCCCGCGCCGTCTCGGGCTGGGCCGGCGAGATGCTGTGCTGCGATGACGACGCCACGCGCGTCATCCTGCTCGGCGCATACCTCGGCACCGCCGAGATCGTGGACGAGCTCGTCGCGCGTCACGGCGTCGACGCGCAGGCCATTCACACTCCCGAGCGCTTCGGCCTCGCCACCGCGCGCTGAAGCGCCACCCACGCTCCTCGACGGATGCCGGCTGGTCGATACGCGCCGTCTCGCTCGGAATCCGCCCCGTTCGCTGTGATCGTGCGCGGGGAGAATCCCTCGGGCCGGTAGCTCTCGTTCGGTGGGTCAATCCCCGCGGCGGACGTAGTTGCCCTCGACGAGTCCCGCCTCGATCTCGAACCGATTGCGCAGGGGATCGCGCCCGGCCAGGGCGTAGAGCAGCGGCATGAGGAAGCCGTACCGACGCCATTGGCGTTTGTGGACCGCCTCGTGCCCGAGCACGACGTCGGTCGGCCGGTCGTCGCCGGTGAGGAAGCAGCCGCCCACGCATACGCCCCCGCGGGGGAACGCCCACGACGGGAGCCCGCGGAACACCCACAGACCGAGACGCTTCTCGATGCGGCCCGTGCTCCACACCGACCCCCAGATCCAGCCCACCGCGCAGCCGTACCAGTAGCCGACGCGGCTGAGGGGGGAGTCGAGCAGGACGCCGGGGAGGAACCGGTCGAAACGGCGGCCGCGCGCCACCGCCCGTTCGGCCCGCTCTCGCCAGCCCTCCGGGGGCGGGGGGAGGGGGCTCATGCCAGTGCTCCGATCAGACGCAGGATCGTCCCCAGGTCGTCGACGGCGGCCGCCGGGCTCGAGGGGGAGAACTCGGTCAGTGTCGCTCCCGCGAGCGGGAGCAGCTCGCGCAGGCGGCGAATGGATGCCACGACCTCGGCCGTGCGCGCGCCGAAGGGCACGGCCTGGGCGATGCCGCCGATGTCGGCGGGATCGAGGGCGTCGAGGCCGACGTGCACGTGCACACGTGTCGCTCCCGTGGCGGCGACGGCGTCGGCCAGGGCGTCGGGGGAGACGAGCTCCTCGGCGCGGACCACGGTAATCCCGTGGGCGGTGACGAAAGCCTCTTCTTCGGGATCCCACGCACGGGGGGCCACGAGCACGAGGCGCGAGGGTGCGATGCCGGGCTCGAGGCGCAGGAGCGCCTCGCCCTCCCCGGCGATAGCCCTCAGCACCATGCCGGTGAACGCTCCGCTGGGGGAGGATTCGGGGGTGTTCAGATCGGGGTGAGCGTCGATCCACACGACCGCGAGATC
Encoded here:
- a CDS encoding carboxymuconolactone decarboxylase family protein; the protein is MGEERRVHLSKSAPEAYAALRSFSSTVGRLAAEAGIDARLREIVQIHASQLNGCAYCVRMHVDAAVKAGLDADVIAQIATWRESGVFDERERAALELTESFTFIHEDGIPDEVYDQAGGILSEAEYVALSWVLVAINSFNRVAIAGRYAVPPRASSPMPVAPDAAPAATTRPREPHVHADGAA
- a CDS encoding tyrosine-protein phosphatase; this encodes MTGSLVSGAVNFRDVGGLPAGERRTRAGVLYRSGNLVAVDDAGARTLRDLGIRRVIDLRDESEVAHAPSRLDTAVEIQHEPLFLGSVASFFARDLSLDDMYAALVDDSAERVVSAIRGILGAQPALVHCTVGKDRTGVTVAIALAAAEVDREAVIADYARTEEFLPAERNARVLAAIRAVHPDNVHAEALATRSPAPVMRALLQRVDRDFGSPAGYLRANGMSQGEIDRLREVLID
- a CDS encoding SIP domain-containing protein; the encoded protein is MSIPTEHNAAACRASRHTRVQHLVTADETSLAELEALLATLPICSTGRVFVEVPDASWIGSITAPARMTLTWLDRSRRGGAPGTGRGCAAGEALARAVSGWAGEMLCCDDDATRVILLGAYLGTAEIVDELVARHGVDAQAIHTPERFGLATAR
- a CDS encoding Fe-S oxidoreductase — protein: MSPLPPPPEGWRERAERAVARGRRFDRFLPGVLLDSPLSRVGYWYGCAVGWIWGSVWSTGRIEKRLGLWVFRGLPSWAFPRGGVCVGGCFLTGDDRPTDVVLGHEAVHKRQWRRYGFLMPLLYALAGRDPLRNRFEIEAGLVEGNYVRRGD
- a CDS encoding arginase family protein; translation: MTRFIVAPQWQGSSSSRAMQLVDGAEAIAGDLPRASTIVLEPPTEAGDAQGTRVQRHSAIVRMRERIEEAVRSSDEPAVVVGGDCGITLGAVSAIAGDDLAVVWIDAHPDLNTPESSPSGAFTGMVLRAIAGEGEALLRLEPGIAPSRLVLVAPRAWDPEEEAFVTAHGITVVRAEELVSPDALADAVAATGATRVHVHVGLDALDPADIGGIAQAVPFGARTAEVVASIRRLRELLPLAGATLTEFSPSSPAAAVDDLGTILRLIGALA